A stretch of Helicobacteraceae bacterium DNA encodes these proteins:
- a CDS encoding N-6 DNA methylase: MTLSDIIQDSQYKLTQFASDQLHELERKIFPRTDKHGKEVPYIECSIRKKEIRLTPEEVVRQLYLQKLMTEYGYESAHFAIQSEVTMGSSGKRADIVVSEKERPSQPYIIVELKSPSNPTAKEGKKQLESYCKFSGASIGVWTDGSDIEYYYKEEDRRSKTTFLNKLSYLPRADQTLSEVLNVHYTIKQLYQNDKLEKKSLNGVIQEFEDRVMANSGEDSFDEIFKVLFIKLYDEYMSVDDANAMATLLNNKTAMDAIDDSNFRRLEFRDTGNDSETQKRINKLFEDACSQWKGIFDDNTKIKLKPSHLRSCVSFLQDIKLFNSNLEVVDDAFEYLSIKAAKGEKGQYFTPRYVIDMCVKMLNPTEEEAMIDTAAGSCGFPMHAVLHVWGQINPSKPNLFTNASRSKREINYVRDHIFAIDFDPRSVRVARMLNIIAGDGHSNVLKLNTLDYTRWDEDIKTSEWQENYNEGFQRFIKYRKKANENKEFKFDIVMANPPFAGDIDDDVIIATHEIAKNAAGKKISKIGRDILFIERNLDFLKPGGRMAIVLPQGRFNNSSDKNIREFIAERCRILAVVGLHGNTFKPHTGTKTSVLFVQKWDEKLCPKVEDYPIFFATMQEPGKDNSGDKIYEPLQDKYGHLIVKHDLFNHNGETRDGIAEAFVEFAKKEGLSFF, translated from the coding sequence CCAATATAAATTAACGCAGTTTGCGTCCGATCAGCTCCATGAGCTTGAGCGAAAAATCTTTCCCAGAACAGACAAACATGGAAAAGAAGTTCCATATATTGAATGTTCTATCCGTAAAAAAGAGATACGCCTTACGCCCGAAGAGGTCGTTAGGCAGTTATACTTGCAAAAGCTGATGACGGAGTACGGCTACGAAAGCGCCCATTTTGCGATACAAAGCGAAGTTACGATGGGATCAAGCGGCAAGCGGGCTGATATTGTCGTATCTGAGAAAGAACGCCCAAGCCAGCCATATATTATTGTGGAATTAAAAAGCCCGTCCAATCCGACAGCCAAAGAAGGCAAAAAGCAACTTGAGTCCTACTGCAAATTTTCGGGCGCGTCTATCGGCGTATGGACGGACGGGAGCGATATTGAATATTATTACAAGGAAGAGGACAGGCGGTCAAAAACAACATTTTTAAACAAGCTGTCGTATTTACCCAGAGCGGATCAAACGCTTTCGGAAGTATTGAATGTACATTACACAATAAAACAGCTATATCAAAACGACAAACTCGAAAAGAAATCGCTAAACGGCGTTATTCAGGAATTTGAAGATCGTGTAATGGCAAATTCAGGCGAAGACAGTTTTGATGAAATATTTAAGGTGCTTTTTATAAAACTCTACGATGAATACATGAGCGTAGATGACGCTAATGCAATGGCGACGCTACTGAACAACAAGACGGCGATGGACGCTATCGACGACTCAAATTTCCGCAGGCTTGAATTCCGCGACACGGGCAATGACAGCGAAACGCAAAAGCGGATCAATAAACTGTTTGAAGACGCGTGCAGTCAATGGAAAGGTATTTTTGACGATAATACAAAAATAAAACTCAAACCCTCGCATCTACGCTCATGCGTATCGTTCCTACAGGATATAAAACTGTTTAACAGTAACCTTGAAGTCGTGGACGACGCCTTTGAATACCTGTCCATCAAAGCGGCAAAAGGCGAAAAGGGGCAGTATTTCACGCCGCGCTATGTAATAGATATGTGCGTAAAGATGCTCAACCCAACGGAAGAAGAAGCAATGATCGATACGGCGGCGGGAAGTTGCGGCTTCCCTATGCACGCCGTATTGCATGTATGGGGACAGATCAATCCCAGCAAGCCCAATCTGTTTACAAACGCTTCGCGTTCAAAACGGGAAATAAACTATGTGCGCGATCATATTTTTGCGATTGATTTTGACCCGCGCTCCGTGCGTGTGGCGCGGATGCTCAATATTATCGCGGGAGACGGGCATAGTAACGTTCTGAAGCTGAATACGCTTGATTATACGCGGTGGGATGAAGATATTAAAACTTCAGAATGGCAGGAAAATTATAATGAAGGGTTTCAACGTTTTATCAAATATCGAAAAAAAGCAAACGAAAACAAGGAATTTAAGTTCGATATAGTGATGGCGAATCCGCCTTTTGCCGGAGACATTGATGACGATGTAATTATTGCCACCCACGAAATAGCGAAGAACGCCGCGGGGAAAAAGATAAGCAAGATAGGGCGGGATATTCTTTTTATCGAGCGCAACCTTGATTTTCTGAAACCGGGCGGGCGCATGGCGATAGTGCTACCGCAGGGACGGTTTAACAACTCAAGCGACAAAAACATTCGTGAATTTATCGCCGAACGTTGCCGTATTCTGGCGGTAGTCGGTTTGCACGGCAACACCTTTAAGCCTCACACCGGCACTAAAACAAGCGTTTTATTTGTGCAAAAGTGGGACGAAAAGCTCTGTCCCAAGGTTGAGGACTACCCGATATTCTTTGCGACCATGCAAGAGCCGGGCAAAGATAACTCAGGAGATAAAATTTACGAGCCTTTACAGGATAAATACGGACACCTAATCGTGAAGCACGATCTGTTTAACCACAACGGGGAAACCCGGGACGGCATAGCGGAAGCCTTTGTCGAGTTTGCCAAAAAGGAGGGCTTAAGTTTTTTTTGA
- a CDS encoding DUF475 domain-containing protein, producing MRHFYASFIVTIVCVTLAAAWGWSSGTGILTAVFLTLILGVMETSLSFDNAVVNASVLKEMDAKWQFIFLTVGIFIAVFGMRLLFPVLIVSIATGSGLFDTALLALNSPEEYSAHLSNSHAAIAAFGGIFLLLVFLSFVLDDGKELHWLGAIEERLSRLGKLDSLEVLIALVTLLCLYFWLPIDEATKAGVLVSGIGGVALFIAVSSLDSLFEDEEKGEQAVKTAKRSGIAAFLYLEVLDASFSFDGVIGAFAITRDIVIIMLGLGIGAMFVRSLTVYLVRKGTLDQFVFLEHGAHYAIGALAIIMLAGIVVHVPEVVTGLIGAAFIAFALLSSAKHNKLKSKQED from the coding sequence GTGAGACATTTTTACGCGTCGTTTATCGTTACAATCGTTTGCGTTACGCTTGCCGCCGCTTGGGGTTGGTCAAGCGGTACGGGCATTTTAACCGCCGTCTTTCTTACGTTGATTCTTGGCGTGATGGAAACTAGTCTTTCGTTTGACAACGCGGTAGTTAACGCCTCTGTGCTTAAAGAGATGGACGCAAAATGGCAGTTTATCTTCTTAACAGTTGGGATTTTTATTGCCGTATTTGGAATGAGGCTTTTGTTTCCGGTGCTGATCGTATCGATTGCCACTGGATCAGGACTTTTTGATACCGCATTATTGGCGCTTAATAGCCCCGAAGAGTATTCGGCGCATCTGTCCAACTCGCATGCGGCGATCGCCGCGTTTGGCGGGATTTTTCTGTTGCTTGTGTTTTTGTCGTTTGTCTTAGACGACGGCAAAGAGCTACATTGGCTTGGCGCGATCGAGGAGCGCTTGAGCCGACTTGGCAAACTAGATTCGCTTGAAGTTTTAATAGCGTTAGTTACGTTGCTATGCCTCTATTTCTGGCTACCAATCGACGAGGCGACAAAAGCGGGCGTTCTTGTTTCGGGCATAGGGGGAGTTGCGTTATTTATCGCGGTTAGCTCGCTAGATAGCCTATTTGAAGATGAAGAAAAGGGCGAACAAGCGGTTAAAACGGCTAAACGAAGCGGGATTGCAGCCTTTCTATACTTAGAAGTTCTCGACGCGTCGTTTAGTTTTGACGGCGTAATCGGCGCGTTTGCGATCACGCGCGACATTGTGATTATTATGCTTGGACTTGGCATAGGCGCTATGTTTGTGCGTTCGCTTACGGTGTATTTAGTGCGTAAAGGCACGCTTGATCAGTTCGTTTTCCTTGAACACGGCGCGCACTATGCTATAGGCGCGCTTGCAATAATAATGCTCGCGGGCATAGTGGTTCATGTGCCTGAAGTAGTTACGGGGTTAATTGGAGCGGCGTTTATCGCGTTTGCTCTGTTGTCATCAGCTAAACATAACAAACTCAAATCAAAACAGGAGGATTAA
- a CDS encoding TerD family protein, with protein MAVSLAKGGNVSLSKLDSSLRRILVGLGWDARSTDGADFDLDASAFLLTKNGKVRNDGDFIFYNKLISPCGSVEHTGDNRTGAGDGDDEAIKVDLSRVPAEIEKIAIAATIHEADSRRQNFGQVGDAFMRIVNLDNNEEIARFDLVEDYGTETAMIFGEIYKKDGEWKFKAIGQGYSGGLEALCKQFGVQVA; from the coding sequence ATGGCGGTTTCATTGGCTAAAGGCGGCAACGTTTCGCTTTCTAAACTCGATTCGTCGCTCAGACGAATTTTGGTAGGTCTTGGCTGGGACGCGCGCTCGACTGACGGGGCGGATTTTGATCTCGACGCTTCTGCTTTCTTGCTGACGAAAAATGGTAAGGTGCGCAACGACGGCGATTTCATTTTCTATAATAAGTTGATTTCACCTTGCGGATCAGTCGAACATACGGGCGATAACCGTACGGGCGCTGGAGATGGCGACGATGAAGCAATTAAAGTTGATCTTAGCAGAGTTCCAGCCGAAATTGAGAAGATCGCGATTGCCGCGACAATTCATGAAGCGGACTCAAGGCGACAAAATTTTGGACAGGTTGGCGACGCCTTTATGCGTATCGTAAATCTTGACAATAATGAAGAGATTGCGCGTTTTGATCTGGTTGAAGATTACGGAACAGAAACGGCGATGATCTTTGGCGAGATATACAAAAAAGACGGCGAATGGAAGTTTAAAGCTATTGGACAGGGCTACTCAGGCGGTTTAGAGGCGTTGTGCAAACAATTTGGCGTGCAAGTAGCATAG
- a CDS encoding restriction endonuclease subunit S, whose product MEGLEASEVMLGELSDYEENENFRIDSDFYKKQFILDEIMIKNLEWDCLGNLSKSIINFGAYSLCNFIEFVDNGVPYLNVVDIKDNIINWENAKRINAELSHRTLYKSLAIENQVLLTIAGTIGNASVAYKLPEGTNSNQAIANITTKEILNPFYLSTYLNSRFGRSQTQKLTISSVQPNLLLTQVKRIKVPIPSIPFQNHIEATIKKGHNKREQSQALYRQAEDLLLETIGLKGFKPSRENKSVKSFKESFLTTGRLDAEYYQPKYEEIENKIKNMSHACLSELTIFINHGKQPPYIENGTVRVFSQKWIGDKSIDYSFLEATDDPFTSAEFAAQNSKYVARKNDILYYSVGANIGYCHNYLLDEPIMPGSFITLIRANSKKIDPVYLGIVLNSLVGRLQAEKHKSATAQPYIYPKDISKFVIPLIAPKIQRRIAALITKSFTLRSESERLLDEAKETVEREIEKG is encoded by the coding sequence TTGGAAGGGCTGGAAGCGAGCGAGGTGATGTTGGGTGAATTATCAGATTATGAAGAAAATGAAAATTTTAGGATTGATTCTGATTTTTATAAAAAACAATTTATTCTTGATGAAATAATGATTAAGAATTTGGAATGGGATTGTTTGGGAAACCTGTCAAAATCTATTATCAATTTTGGCGCTTACTCATTATGTAATTTTATTGAATTTGTTGATAACGGCGTTCCATATCTCAATGTTGTAGATATAAAGGATAATATTATTAATTGGGAAAATGCGAAAAGAATAAACGCGGAATTAAGTCATAGAACATTATATAAATCCTTAGCAATAGAAAATCAAGTTCTTTTAACTATAGCAGGAACAATAGGGAATGCTTCTGTTGCCTATAAATTACCAGAAGGTACTAATTCTAATCAAGCAATAGCCAATATAACAACAAAAGAAATATTGAATCCATTTTATTTGTCAACTTACTTGAACTCTCGGTTTGGTAGAAGTCAGACTCAAAAATTAACTATCAGTAGTGTTCAGCCAAATTTATTATTGACACAAGTAAAACGTATCAAAGTCCCTATCCCATCTATTCCTTTTCAAAATCATATAGAAGCAACTATCAAGAAAGGGCATAATAAACGCGAACAATCCCAAGCCCTCTACCGCCAAGCCGAAGACCTGTTGCTGGAAACCATAGGCTTAAAGGGTTTCAAGCCTTCGCGGGAAAACAAGAGCGTCAAGTCCTTCAAAGAATCGTTTTTGACAACGGGGCGGCTGGACGCGGAGTATTACCAGCCCAAGTATGAGGAAATTGAAAACAAGATAAAAAACATGTCTCATGCTTGTTTATCCGAATTGACAATTTTTATCAACCATGGGAAACAGCCGCCATACATTGAAAACGGAACAGTTAGAGTTTTTTCTCAAAAATGGATTGGTGATAAAAGTATTGATTATTCATTTTTAGAAGCAACGGATGATCCGTTTACTTCGGCAGAATTTGCTGCCCAAAACAGTAAATACGTTGCACGAAAAAATGATATTTTGTATTATTCTGTCGGCGCGAATATAGGGTATTGCCACAACTATCTGCTTGATGAACCTATAATGCCCGGTAGTTTTATAACGCTTATTCGTGCAAATAGCAAAAAAATTGACCCAGTATATTTAGGCATAGTGTTAAATTCATTAGTTGGAAGATTACAGGCAGAAAAACACAAAAGCGCAACAGCCCAACCTTATATTTATCCAAAAGATATTTCTAAATTTGTCATTCCTCTGATCGCCCCAAAAATCCAACGCCGCATCGCCGCCTTAATCACCAAGAGTTTTACGCTGCGCTCTGAATCAGAGCGCTTGTTGGATGAGGCAAAAGAGACGGTGGAGCGGGAAATAGAAAAAGGCTAA